In the Brassica napus cultivar Da-Ae chromosome A7, Da-Ae, whole genome shotgun sequence genome, one interval contains:
- the LOC106355011 gene encoding uncharacterized protein LOC106355011, whose protein sequence is MGESACLMQPFSYAAPQGDSLGALGQSVSFGRFMSEKIDWEKWSSFPTQNRYVAETERYSRPGSVAQKKAFFEAHYKKLAAARKAAPEEALLLRQLTSDELVPVQEDINGVGKKESDPVLEIPRASLDAEMKVVAEKVSMSGNRQSDEKEKRGKDKSEINGKGSTVKEEQQVEEKTPRILKEYFFY, encoded by the exons atGGGAGAATCTGCTTGCCTCATGCAGCCATTCTCATACGCAGCTCCACAG GGAGATTCTCTTGGTGCTTTAGGACAGTCAGTGTCCTTTGGGAGATTCATGTCTGAGAAAATTGACTGGGAAAAATGGTCATCTTTCCCGACACAGAACCGTTATGTGGCGGAGACAGAGAGATACTCGAGGCCAGGGTCTGTGGCTCAGAAGAAAGCCTTCTTCGAAGCTCACTACAAGAAACTCGCTGCTGCAAGAAAAGCTGCTCCCGAAGAGGCACTCTTGCTCCGACAGCTAACCTCTGATGAGTTGGTTCCAGTTCAAGAAGATATCAATGGCGTAGGAAAGAAAGAATCCGACCCGGTTCTTGAGATTCCAAGAGCATCTTTAGATGCTGAAATGAAAGTAGTTGCAGAAAAAGTAAGCATGTCTGGTAATAGACAGTCTGATGAGAAAGAGAAGCGTGGGAAAGACAAGTCAGAGATTAATGGCAAAGGCTCTACAGTTAAAGAAGAACAACAGGTTGAAGAGAAAACGCCTAGGATCCTtaaggaatattttttttattaa